In a single window of the Terrirubrum flagellatum genome:
- a CDS encoding alpha/beta hydrolase, with the protein MTRQKRHGEWFAGASGGRLAATIVGEGSRIALLLHGGGQTRHAWDRTALQLAQSGWTAITLDQRGHGESDHAVDARYSFEEFGADARAVGDEIAQRFGQRAVAIGASLGGIASLLALRSRPDVFAGLILVDVTPHMDATGVSHIVGFMSAHLEAGFATVEEAGDAVAAYLPHRPKPSSLEGLKRNLRQGEDGRWRWHWDPRFLTGPHPVSSNPLEEQARAIEASRSLKVPTLLVRGRSSELITEAAAQQFLELCPHAEYADIAGARHMVAGDVNDAFSHTILEFLNRRFPG; encoded by the coding sequence GTGACGCGACAGAAGCGGCATGGCGAATGGTTCGCCGGCGCGTCCGGCGGACGGCTTGCGGCGACGATCGTCGGCGAAGGCTCTCGCATCGCGCTGCTGTTGCATGGCGGCGGACAGACGCGCCACGCATGGGACCGCACGGCGCTCCAGCTCGCGCAGTCCGGATGGACCGCGATCACGCTCGATCAGCGCGGCCATGGCGAAAGCGATCATGCTGTTGACGCGCGCTATTCATTCGAGGAGTTCGGCGCTGACGCGCGCGCTGTCGGCGATGAGATCGCGCAACGTTTCGGCCAGCGCGCAGTCGCGATCGGCGCGTCGCTTGGCGGAATTGCGTCGCTGCTGGCTCTGCGTTCACGTCCCGATGTGTTCGCTGGACTGATCCTCGTGGATGTCACGCCGCATATGGATGCGACCGGCGTCAGCCATATTGTCGGTTTCATGAGCGCGCATCTCGAAGCGGGATTCGCCACGGTCGAGGAAGCGGGCGACGCGGTTGCGGCCTATTTGCCGCATCGTCCGAAACCGTCGTCGCTTGAAGGTTTGAAGCGCAATCTGCGTCAGGGCGAGGACGGGCGCTGGCGCTGGCATTGGGACCCGCGCTTTCTCACCGGACCGCATCCCGTGAGTTCAAATCCGCTCGAAGAGCAGGCGCGCGCGATCGAGGCCAGTCGCTCGCTGAAAGTTCCGACGCTGCTGGTGCGCGGCCGTTCAAGCGAACTCATCACGGAAGCTGCGGCGCAGCAGTTTCTAGAACTCTGTCCGCACGCGGAATATGCCGATATCGCCGGCGCGCGGCATATGGTGGCGGGCGACGTCAACGACGCCTTCTCGCATACGATCCTCGAATTTCTGAATCGGCGGTTTCCCGGCTGA
- the cysE gene encoding serine O-acetyltransferase has product MSQSETRARLSRHGLQAIDPVWDRIRMEAEEIVTREPELAGFTLRSILNHDTLEEAIIHRIAARLDHSVVPADLIVQVYRGVLRDHPEISAAFRADIMAVVDRDPACTRVLEPVLYFKGFHAIQTHRLAHSLWNEGRRDFALYLQSRSSEVFQTDINPAARIGKGIFLDHATGLVVGQTAVIEDDVSMLHDVTLGGTGKEHEDRHPKIRRGVLIGAGAKILGNIEVGHCARVAAGSVVLHPVPHNTTVVGVPAKVVGEAGCAEPSRSMDQIIREKLGG; this is encoded by the coding sequence ATGTCCCAATCCGAGACCAGGGCGCGCCTGTCGCGCCACGGGCTGCAGGCGATCGATCCCGTATGGGATCGCATTCGCATGGAAGCCGAGGAGATTGTCACGCGCGAGCCGGAGCTTGCGGGCTTCACGCTTCGCTCGATTTTGAATCATGACACTCTCGAAGAGGCGATCATCCATCGCATCGCGGCGCGGCTCGATCATTCAGTCGTGCCGGCTGATCTGATCGTGCAGGTCTATCGGGGCGTGCTGAGAGATCATCCCGAGATCAGCGCCGCGTTTCGCGCCGACATCATGGCGGTGGTCGACCGCGATCCCGCCTGCACGCGCGTTCTCGAACCGGTTCTTTATTTCAAGGGCTTCCATGCGATCCAGACGCACCGTCTGGCGCATAGTCTCTGGAACGAGGGGCGGCGCGATTTCGCGCTCTATCTCCAGAGCCGCTCGTCCGAAGTGTTCCAGACGGATATCAATCCGGCGGCGCGGATCGGCAAGGGCATCTTCCTCGATCACGCCACCGGTCTTGTCGTCGGCCAGACCGCAGTCATCGAGGACGACGTGTCGATGCTGCATGACGTGACGCTGGGCGGCACCGGCAAGGAGCACGAGGACCGGCATCCGAAGATCCGCCGCGGCGTGCTGATCGGGGCCGGCGCGAAGATTCTCGGCAATATCGAGGTCGGCCATTGCGCGCGTGTGGCGGCGGGCTCGGTCGTGCTGCACCCGGTGCCGCACAACACGACCGTCGTCGGCGTGCCCGCCAAGGTGGTCGGGGAAGCTGGCTGCGCCGAGCCGTCCCGCAGCATGGACCAGATCATCAGGGAGAAGCTCGGCGGCTAG
- a CDS encoding DoxX family protein — translation MSLDQSVSPTTPRWRSYALWAVKALLAAAFLSAGGAKLLGASMMVETFDHIGVGQWFRYLTGLLEILGAAALLLPATSGVAALLLTCVMVGAVVTHVFLIGGSFAPALLLLALNLVVAWNERERIASALETLQSAEA, via the coding sequence ATGTCGCTTGATCAATCCGTTTCGCCAACGACGCCGCGTTGGCGCAGCTATGCGCTCTGGGCCGTCAAGGCTTTGCTCGCAGCAGCCTTTCTGAGCGCGGGCGGAGCCAAACTTCTTGGCGCTTCGATGATGGTCGAGACATTCGACCACATCGGGGTGGGACAATGGTTCCGCTATCTCACCGGCCTGCTCGAAATTCTCGGCGCCGCGGCGCTTCTGCTTCCGGCGACCTCCGGCGTCGCCGCGCTGCTCTTGACCTGCGTCATGGTCGGCGCAGTCGTCACTCATGTTTTCCTGATCGGCGGCTCGTTCGCGCCCGCCCTGCTACTGCTGGCGCTGAATCTCGTTGTCGCCTGGAATGAACGCGAACGGATCGCGTCTGCTCTTGAGACGCTTCAGAGCGCCGAGGCTTGA
- a CDS encoding helix-turn-helix domain-containing protein: protein MKNQTIRDDGDVECQSLGNPVPDIHRALGVITGKWKGEILWQLVQRTYRFGELRRAIPGVTQHMLTAQLRELEADGLLKRTVYAEVPPRVEYELTPAAEALRPVFDELFRWWREHGAVAREQAPSQRP from the coding sequence ATGAAAAATCAGACTATCAGAGATGACGGGGACGTCGAGTGCCAGAGTCTCGGCAATCCGGTGCCGGACATTCATCGCGCTCTCGGCGTTATCACGGGGAAATGGAAGGGGGAAATCCTCTGGCAACTCGTTCAGCGGACGTATCGTTTTGGCGAACTCAGACGAGCGATTCCCGGCGTCACGCAGCACATGCTGACGGCCCAGTTGCGCGAGCTGGAAGCTGACGGCCTCCTCAAGCGGACGGTCTATGCCGAGGTGCCGCCGCGGGTCGAATACGAATTGACGCCAGCGGCCGAGGCGCTGCGACCGGTTTTCGATGAGCTCTTTCGCTGGTGGAGAGAACATGGCGCCGTGGCGCGGGAACAGGCGCCTTCGCAGCGACCCTAG
- a CDS encoding DUF3126 family protein, producing MDKTEIIKLQNYLRKLFNNTAIRVVPRMKKNDSCEVYIGEEFIGVISLDAEDGERDYAFQMAILGADLD from the coding sequence GTGGACAAGACCGAGATCATCAAGCTGCAGAACTATCTCAGGAAGCTCTTCAACAACACGGCGATCCGCGTGGTGCCGCGCATGAAGAAGAACGATTCCTGTGAGGTCTATATCGGCGAGGAGTTCATCGGCGTGATCTCGCTCGACGCCGAGGATGGCGAGCGTGACTACGCCTTCCAGATGGCGATCCTCGGCGCCGATCTCGACTGA
- a CDS encoding amino acid ABC transporter substrate-binding protein has protein sequence MKRIVSAALVAAASCLNFNIAHAQTGVLAQVKARGQLTCGVSPGLAGFGVPDAQGNWTGLDVDLCRAISAAIFNDPAKVKFVPLTSKDRFTALQAGEVDLLSRTSTWTMARDTALGITFAGVNYYDGQAFMIHKKLGVDSALKLSGASICAQQGTTTELNLADFFRANNLKYDLVSFGTGDEAIKAYESGRCDAYTDDSSALYAERLNLKDPQDSIVLPEIISKEPLGPVVRSGDVQWFNLVKWTHNAMLNAEELGVTRANVDEQLKSSNPEVKRLLGTEGKFGEAIGLTNDWAYRIVKHVGNYGEAFEHDVGMGSVLKIARGKNALWSKGGLQYAPPIR, from the coding sequence ATGAAGCGAATTGTCAGCGCCGCGCTTGTCGCGGCCGCCTCATGTCTCAACTTCAATATCGCGCATGCACAGACCGGGGTGCTGGCGCAGGTGAAAGCGCGCGGCCAACTGACCTGCGGCGTCAGCCCGGGTCTCGCCGGCTTCGGCGTTCCCGATGCGCAGGGCAACTGGACCGGCCTTGACGTCGATCTCTGCCGCGCCATCTCGGCCGCAATTTTCAATGATCCGGCCAAGGTCAAGTTTGTGCCGTTGACGTCGAAGGACCGCTTCACTGCGCTACAGGCCGGCGAAGTCGATCTGCTCTCGCGCACCAGCACATGGACGATGGCGCGCGACACCGCGCTTGGTATCACCTTCGCGGGCGTGAATTATTACGACGGCCAGGCTTTCATGATTCACAAGAAGCTCGGCGTCGATTCCGCATTGAAGCTTTCAGGCGCGTCGATCTGCGCGCAGCAAGGCACGACGACCGAGCTCAACCTCGCCGACTTCTTCCGCGCCAACAATCTGAAATACGATCTCGTCTCGTTCGGAACGGGCGACGAAGCGATCAAAGCTTACGAATCCGGCCGCTGCGACGCCTACACCGATGATTCATCGGCGTTGTACGCAGAACGCCTCAATCTGAAGGACCCGCAGGACAGCATCGTGCTGCCGGAGATCATCTCGAAAGAACCGCTCGGGCCCGTCGTGCGCAGCGGCGACGTGCAGTGGTTCAATCTGGTGAAGTGGACGCACAACGCCATGCTCAACGCCGAAGAACTCGGCGTGACCAGAGCGAATGTCGACGAGCAGCTCAAATCATCCAATCCCGAGGTCAAGCGTCTCCTCGGAACGGAAGGAAAATTCGGCGAGGCGATCGGCCTGACCAACGATTGGGCCTATCGCATCGTCAAGCATGTCGGAAATTATGGCGAAGCTTTCGAGCATGACGTCGGCATGGGTTCGGTGCTGAAGATCGCCCGCGGCAAGAATGCGCTCTGGAGCAAGGGCGGGCTGCAATACGCGCCGCCAATCCGCTAA
- a CDS encoding DUF6949 family protein, protein MLLTPVALESLSSMALGLAFAGLLASAFELFTTRRASFSLLQTGDIRALASVPVVVFTAPFIILRNTLIGRRVEGRPFLFVMLATVIACVWGMMCGRLMLDLVLSLIA, encoded by the coding sequence TTGCTGCTGACGCCCGTCGCACTCGAGTCCCTGTCGTCGATGGCGCTTGGCCTCGCCTTCGCCGGGCTGCTCGCCTCGGCTTTCGAACTGTTCACGACGCGCCGCGCCAGTTTCAGCCTGCTGCAGACTGGCGACATCAGGGCGCTAGCCTCGGTGCCGGTGGTCGTGTTCACAGCGCCCTTCATCATCCTCAGGAACACGCTGATCGGACGGCGGGTCGAGGGACGGCCGTTCCTGTTCGTGATGCTGGCGACCGTCATCGCCTGCGTGTGGGGCATGATGTGCGGTCGCCTCATGCTCGATCTCGTGCTGAGCCTGATCGCCTGA